In Aspergillus luchuensis IFO 4308 DNA, chromosome 1, nearly complete sequence, the following are encoded in one genomic region:
- a CDS encoding uncharacterized protein (TransMembrane:3 (i98-121o133-150i162-182o)) yields the protein MPGLRMGLGLDLPPRFCVCSGLETVEPRKKGEGQKEEGESDGLIDEWRATLCLPELWLVRRVSNLYTVSPDYCPNFLLYGSHCHALAITRRAGGRQMVASSFVLLASMTVVPSGSLCKLSLTGTQIRQMGDFFCQPTCTFLIWVIWSVSVSRQFYPMDSDSLFIMICPFQNLSSAVYAAVYIL from the coding sequence ATGCCTGGCCTACGTATGGGTTTGGGCTTGGATCTCCCCCCCCGCTTCTGCGTTTGCTCGGGGCTGGAGACGGTAGAGCCCCgaaagaagggagaggggcagaaagaggagggagagagtgatggattgattgatgaatgGAGGGCGACTCTTTGTCTACCTGAGCTTTGGCTGGTTCGCCGTGTTTCAAACTTGTACACAGTATCTCCCGACTACTGCCCTAATTTCCTCCTCTACGGCAGTCACTGCCATGCCTTGGCAATCACCAGACGGGCCGGCGGAAGGCAAATGGTAGCCTCATCCTTCGTCCTGCTGGCATCCATGACCGTTGTCCCCTCTGGGTCCCTCTGCAAGCTAAGCTTGACTGGAACGCAGATCCGTCAAATGGGCGATTTCTTCTGCCAGCCCACCTGCACCTTTCTGATTTGGGTTATATGGAGTGTCTCCGTGTCTCGTCAATTTTACCCCATGGATTCTGACAGcttatttattatgattTGCCCTTTCCAGAACCTTTCATCGGCCGTCTACGCTGCCGTATATATCCTCTAA
- a CDS encoding SANT/Myb-like DNA-binding domain-containing protein (COG:K;~EggNog:ENOG410PNVK;~InterPro:IPR001005,IPR009057,IPR017930,IPR017877;~PFAM:PF13921) produces the protein MSATLADPYREYAIDYSQHATCKPEEHAGTLVYHAQQPHLQHHKQPEPPFSQGASHSTTAFEQHHANATVLSTATPQQTVHDISQSVVLGPPQMLPRHLPVQYPPASFEIPPIQREKKRPHSETDEDGNADHGLRPQLSVLSADAPHEPSHSPEMLFGVHGPSSQQHPMSNHGFGPTDSVALPQHHHHHRLPPHAALRAPGRHGVNVESPPLPSGPPSVVGQPGMPDPAPRPRGPKLKFTPEEDALLVELKENKNLTWKQIADFFPGRTSGTLQVRYCTKLKAKDVAWSDEMVQRLQRAMHEYENDRWRIIAGKVGNGFTPAACREKAMQLQ, from the exons ATGTCCGCGACGCTGGCGGATCCGTATCGAGAGTATGCTATTGATTATTCTCAACATGCTACCTGCAAACCTGAGGAACACGCAGGCACGCTTGTTTACCACGCACAGCAGCcgcatctccagcatcacaAGCAGCCCGAGCCTCCATTCTCTCAGGGGGCCTCTCATAGCACGACGGCATTTGAGCAACATCATGCGAACGCGACCGTGTTGTCAACAGCCACTCCGCAACAAACAGTTCATGATATCTCGCAAAGCGTTGTCCTTGGCCCGCCCCAAATGCTCCCACGACACCTTCCAGTGCAGTATCCACCTGCCAGCTTCGAAATCCCGCCTATTCAGCGCGAGAAGAAACGCCCTCATTCGGAGACCGACGAGGATGGGAACGCCGACCATGGCCTGCGGCCACAACTATCAGTCCTCTCAGCCGATGCCCCTCACGAACCCTCGCATTCTCCCGAGATGCTCTTCGGTGTCCATGGCCCATCATCTCAGCAGCATCCCATGTCAAACCATGGATTCGGACCCACGGACTCTGTGGCCCTGCCgcaacatcaccatcaccatcgacTCCCGCCCCATGCAGCGCTGCGCGCCCCGGGGCGTCATGGAGTGAATGTGGAATCGCCTCCTTTGCCCTCGGGTCCGCCGAGTGTGGTGGGCCAGCCTGGAATGCCGGATCCAGCTCCCAGGCCCCGAGGTCCAAAACTGAAGTTTActcccgaagaagacgctCTACTGGTGGAGCTgaaggaaaacaaaaacTTGACATGGAAGCAAATTGCAGACTTCTTCCCGGGCCGAACGAGCGGCACCTTGCAAGTCCGATACTGCACCAAGCTGAAGGCCAAGGATGTGGCTTGGAGTGACGAAATG GTACAAAGGCTGCAACGGGCAATGCACGAATACGAGAACGATCGGTGGCGTATCATTGCAGGGAAGGTTGGAAATGGCTTCACCCCAGCTGCTTGTCGCGAGAAGGCTATGCAACTCCAGTAA
- the cox5b gene encoding cytochrome c oxidase subunit IV (BUSCO:EOG09265MAN;~COG:C;~EggNog:ENOG410PR50;~InterPro:IPR002124,IPR036972;~PFAM:PF01215;~go_component: GO:0005740 - mitochondrial envelope [Evidence IEA];~go_function: GO:0004129 - cytochrome-c oxidase activity [Evidence IEA]), which translates to MFLQRTAFALARRTPTRALAARPFSSSVTRFNAKKYEVKQEGKILPFDEIKTEDDLIPPGAKAGTVPVDIEHATGLERLELVGKMQGIDIFDMRPLDASRKGTLEDPIIVNGAGDEQYAGCTGFPADSHQVNWLTVSRDRPIERCGECGNVVKLNYVGPLEDPHAHDHDHGHGHPPHEEPKTFADFVKPEYWYR; encoded by the exons ATGTTCCTCCAACGCACAGCCTTCGCCCTCGCCAGGCGCACCCCTACCCGGGCTCTCGCTGCCcgtcccttttcttcctccgtcaCCCGCT TCAACGCCAAGAAGTATGAGGTGAAGCAGGAGGGCAAGATCCTTCCCTTCGATG AGATCAAGACCGAGGACGACCTCATCCCCCCGGGTGCTAAGGCCGGTACCGTTCCCGTCGATATCGAGCACGCCACTGGTCTCGAGCGTCTCGAACTCGTCGGAAAGATGCAGGGCATTGACATCTTCGACATGCGTCCCCTCGATGCCTCCCGCAAGG GAACCCTTGAGGaccccatcatcgtcaacggTGCTGGTGACGAGCAGTACGCTGGTTGCACTGGTTTCCCCGCCGACTCTCACCAGGTCAACTGGTTGACT GTCTCCCGTGACCGCCCCATCGAGCGCTGCGGCGAGTGCGGTAACGTCGTCAAGCTCAACTACGTCGGCCCCTTGGAGGACCCCCACGCTC ACGACCACGACCACGGTCACGGCCACCCCCCTCACGAGGAGCCCAAGACCTTCGCCGACTTCGTCAAGCCTGAGTACTGGTACCGGTAA
- a CDS encoding purine-cytosine permease family protein (COG:P;~EggNog:ENOG410PG6R;~InterPro:IPR001248,IPR030175,IPR026030,IPR038271;~PFAM:PF02133;~TransMembrane:12 (i84-103o115-142i163-182o202-223i230-248o268-290i302-327o354-374i395-413o419-439i464-487o499-519i);~go_component: GO:0005886 - plasma membrane [Evidence IEA];~go_component: GO:0016020 - membrane [Evidence IEA];~go_component: GO:0016021 - integral component of membrane [Evidence IEA];~go_function: GO:0022857 - transmembrane transporter activity [Evidence IEA];~go_function: GO:0031924 - vitamin B6 transmembrane transporter activity [Evidence IEA];~go_process: GO:0031919 - vitamin B6 transport [Evidence IEA];~go_process: GO:0055085 - transmembrane transport [Evidence IEA]), translating to MSSPQTVPTLGSPYEKEISRIRSTEDTSPPTANVEKKAQRQPGGPFASSRMAAYLRRFEQQLVEYNLEARGIERVQEHERMSKLTWVSYLQAFLLWVSINLAANNITLGMLGPATYGLSFLDSALCGVFGALVGAVVSSWMATWGPISGIRTMAFGRYSMGWWPSKLIVILNLIQMLGYGLIDCVVGGQILSAVSPHGNMTVAVGIVIIAIISWVIATFGIQIFHYYERFAFLPQLIVVCILFGMSGTKFDLSTPSTGDARTVAGNRLSFFSLCLSAAITYAPLAADFFVYYPQNTSRTSLFFLSLGGLMTSFTMAFLVGIGLASGITSDPAYSSAYADGAGALIVEGFSPLNGFGKFCAVVVALGLIANTIPPTYSAGVDFQILGRYAEKVPRAIWNAIGVIIYTVCALAGRSNLSDIFTNFLALMGYWVAIWIAIILEDRFIFRARSGYNWHAWNDPSKLPFGISAFVAFLIGWAGAILCMAQVWYIGPLARLVGEYGADMGTYVAFSWTCVVYPPLRYAELRYFGR from the exons ATGTCTTCGCCGCAAACTGTCCCCACCCTAGGGTCTCCCTATGAGAAGGAAATCTCAAGAATCCGTTCGACAGAAGATACTTCTCCTCCTACCGCAAATGTCGAGAAAAAAGCCCAGAGGCAGCCGGGGGGCCCGTTTGCCTCTTCGAGAATGGCTGCATATCTTAGACGATTCGAACAGCAGCTCGTCGAATATAACCTGGAAGCTCGTGGTATAGAGCGGGTGCAGGAGCATGAACGGATGTCCAAGTTGACTTGGGTTTCTTACCTGCAGGCTTTCTTGCTTTGGGTCTCGATCAATCTGGCGGCCAACAATATCACACTGGGTATGCTGGGACCTGCTACGTATGGACTGAGTTTCCTTGACTCGGCTCTATGCGGAGTATTCGGTGCTCTAGTCGGTGCCGTAGTGTCCTCGTGGATGGCCACATGGGGCCCTATATCTGGTATTCGGACCATG GCATTCGGACGCTATTCAATGGGTTGGTGGCCCAGCAAACTCATCGTCATCTTGAACCTGATTCAAATGCTGGGATATGGCTTGATCGACTGCGTGGTTGGCGGACAGATCTTGTCCGCCGTTTCACCGCATGGAAACATGACGGTTGCTGTGG GCATCGTGATCATCGCTATCATCAGTTGGGTCATAGCCACTTTCGGCATTCAGATTTTCCATTACTACGAGCG GTTTGCCTTTCTACCCCAGCTTATTGTTGTTTGCATACTGTTCGGCATGTCTGGGACGAAATTCGACTTGTCCACGCCATCGACTGGCGACGCTCGCACAGTAGCCGGCAACCG tctatccttcttctcgcttTGCCTCAGTGCTGCAATCACATATGCACCGCTTGCAGCGGACTTTTTTGTCTATTATCCTCAGAATACCTCGAGGAcatctctctttttcctctccttgGGCGGCCTGATGACCTCTTTCACCATGGCTTTCCTCGTCGGCATCGGTCTCGCATCGGGCATCACCTCCGACCCAGCATACAGCAGCGCATACGCTGACGGTGCCGGAGCACTTATCGTCGAAGGGTTCAGCCCCCTAAACGGATTCGGCAAGTTTTGCGCCGTTGTCGTTGCCCTTGGTCTCAtcgccaacaccatcccACCCACGTACTCAGCTGGCGTAGATTTCCAGATCCTCGGACGATATGCCGAAAAGGTGCCCAGAGCCATCTGGAACGCCATCGGAGTTATCATCTACACCGTGTGCGCTCTAGCGGGCCGAAGCAATCTCTCcgacatcttcaccaacttCCTCGCACTCATGGGTTACTGGGTCGCCATCTGGATAGCCATCATCCTAGAAGACCGCTTTATCTTCCGCGCCCGCAGTGGATACAACTGGCACGCCTGGAACGACCCATCCAAGCTGCCCTTTGGCATTTCCGCTTTCGTCGCCTTCTTGATCGGTTGGGCAGGTGCAATTCTATGCATGGCGCAGGTGTGGTATATCGGGCCTTTGGCGCGATTGGTGGGTGAATATGGCGCGGAT atGGGCACCTACGTTGCTTTTTCATGGACATGTGTGGTCTATCCGCCTCTTCGATATGCCGAACTTCGTTACTTCGGACGGTGA